The genomic stretch CAAGTGTCGCGCGGGCGAGGCGGATGGCGGTTGGCACGCCTCTGAGGTCGCTGCGAAGCAGGGTAATCCCGGCGGTCTCCATCGCGACGTCCGTGCCGGAGCCGATCGCGAACCCGAGGTCGGCCTGGGCGAGGGCGGGGGCGTCGTTGATGCCGTCGCCGACCATGGCGACCGGTCCGTTTGCCTGGTGCTTGCGCACGATGTCTGCCTTGTCGCCGGGGAGGACCTGCGCCTCCACCTCGTCGATGCCGACTTGGGCCGCAATGGCCTCGGCGGTGCTGCGGTTGTCTCCCGTCACCATAATGGGCTCGAGCCCGAGCGCGCGCAGCTGGTCGACGGCCTGGACGCTGTGCTCAGACACGACGTCCGCGACCGCCAGGATCGCGGCCAACGTGCCGTCGACAGCCATGAGCATGGCGGTTTTGGCGTCGTTCTCAAGCGTGGCGAGTCGGCTCTGAGCTGCCTCGGGCACATCGACGCCGCGTTCTTCCATCAGGCGTGCGGTGCCGAGGAGGATCGACTTGCCGTCAACCGTGGCCTCGATGCCGCGTCCCTCCAAGGCTTGAAACGCCTCGGCTGCGCCAACGGGGACGTTCCGCTCGCGGGCGCCGCGGACGATCGCTTGGGCGACGGGGTGCTCCGAGCCGGACTCGGCCGAGGCGGCGAGGGCGAGGAGCGGGGAGGCGTTTGTCGTTTGTCGTTTGTCGCTTGTCGCGTGTCGACCGGATTCTATGCTCACCCCGGGGGACTGATATGCCGCTTGTTCGGGATTGGCGAGGGGGTCTTCTCCCCATTCTTCCAAGTCGCTGAGGGTGGGTTTGCCTTGGGTGAGGGTGCCGGTCTTGTCGAGAAGGACGGTCTTGATGGCGCTGGATCGCTCGAGCACCAAGGCGTCTTTGATCAAGATGCCGAGGCTCGCGCCCCGGCCCGTTCCCACCATGATCGCCGTCGGAGTGGCGAGGCCGAGGGCACAGGGGCAGGCGATCACGAGCACCGTCACCGCCGGCACGAGCGCTTGTCCGAACGAGGCGCCCAACGCCAGCCACCACGTCAGGAACGTGCCGATGGCGACGAGGATGACGATCGGCACGAACACTCCGGAAATCTGGTCGGCCAGCCGCTGCACCGGCGCCTTGCTCCCTTGGGCGCGCTCCACCATCTTCACGATCTGGGCAAGGGCCGTTTCGCTTCCGACGTGCGTGGCCTGGTACACGAGCGTGCCGCCCGTGTTGATGGTCGCGCCGGTGACCGTGTCCTGGGGCCCTTTGGGCACGGGTTCGGGTTCCCCGGTGAGCATCGACTCGTCGACATACGAGGACCCTTCGACCACTTTGCCGTCCACCGCGAACTTCTCGCCCGGGCGCACACGAAGTCGGTCTCCGACTTGGAGGGAGGCAACGGGCACCTCTTTCTCCACCCCGGCCTCGATGCGGGTCGCGGTGGAGGGCGCGAGGCCCATGAGGGTCTCGATCGCCGAGGACATCCGCGTCTTCGATCGAGACTCCAGATACCGGCCCGTCAGGATCAGCGTGACGATCGCGGCCGCGGTTTCGAAGTAGATGTGCTCGCTCTGGTGGTGCGCGTTTCCCGAGTACACGACCAGCGAGACCGTGCTGTACAGCCACGCCGCGCCCGCGCCCATCGCGATCAGCGTGTCCATCGTGGCCGATCCGTGGCGCAGCGCCTTCCACGTGGTGGTGAAGAACGACCGGCCGCACCCGAAGACCACGGGCGTCGAGAGCACGAACAGCAGCATGTTCGCCCACTCGGGCCGCGGGTGCCACGCCATCGATACCGCCACGATCGGGACCGTGAGGGCGAGGGCCGTCCACAGGTTGGCGAGCTGTTTCTTCAGGGGCCCGTACGCGTCGGGCGCGACGTGCGAGGCGTGCTCGTCGCCATGGTGCTCCGGGGCGTGCGGTTCATCGGCGACTCCGTACCCGGCGTTCTCGACCGCAGCCCGCAGCGCGCCGCGGTCGACGTCGTGGCTGTGCGCCACGCTCGCCTTTTCCGTCGCGTAGTTCACGGTCGCCTCTTCGACGCCGGGCACCTTCGAGAGAGCCCGTTCGACGCGACGCACGCACGACGCGCAGGTCATCCCCTCGATCTTCAGCTCGGTCGTTTCGGGC from Fimbriimonadaceae bacterium encodes the following:
- a CDS encoding heavy metal translocating P-type ATPase codes for the protein MASPETTELKIEGMTCASCVRRVERALSKVPGVEEATVNYATEKASVAHSHDVDRGALRAAVENAGYGVADEPHAPEHHGDEHASHVAPDAYGPLKKQLANLWTALALTVPIVAVSMAWHPRPEWANMLLFVLSTPVVFGCGRSFFTTTWKALRHGSATMDTLIAMGAGAAWLYSTVSLVVYSGNAHHQSEHIYFETAAAIVTLILTGRYLESRSKTRMSSAIETLMGLAPSTATRIEAGVEKEVPVASLQVGDRLRVRPGEKFAVDGKVVEGSSYVDESMLTGEPEPVPKGPQDTVTGATINTGGTLVYQATHVGSETALAQIVKMVERAQGSKAPVQRLADQISGVFVPIVILVAIGTFLTWWLALGASFGQALVPAVTVLVIACPCALGLATPTAIMVGTGRGASLGILIKDALVLERSSAIKTVLLDKTGTLTQGKPTLSDLEEWGEDPLANPEQAAYQSPGVSIESGRHATSDKRQTTNASPLLALAASAESGSEHPVAQAIVRGARERNVPVGAAEAFQALEGRGIEATVDGKSILLGTARLMEERGVDVPEAAQSRLATLENDAKTAMLMAVDGTLAAILAVADVVSEHSVQAVDQLRALGLEPIMVTGDNRSTAEAIAAQVGIDEVEAQVLPGDKADIVRKHQANGPVAMVGDGINDAPALAQADLGFAIGSGTDVAMETAGITLLRSDLRGVPTAIRLARATLATIKWNLVWAFGYNVVMIPLAMSGRLSPMFAAAAMAFSSVSVVLNSLRLKAFN